From Zea mays cultivar B73 chromosome 3, Zm-B73-REFERENCE-NAM-5.0, whole genome shotgun sequence:
TAATCTAACATTATcttggaaaaggatcactagttgtagaactctctcttgtgcaaaatatttccatatattatcttgagtataggtcttaagcaactaagactaaggacaagcacaatgaagagagcgtctctatgtgaaggtacaaaagggtaaaactacttcatttcattcaaacttgtacctaaattttCCTTTCTATacactctttgcatatcttgtataaaaggaagagaaagcatgtcctttgcatttatccctgcttcatacctagtttaacctcttaaaatttcactcatgcattattgcatctttgctaaaactagatgaagtggttctattgtcaaagagcttaaagcttaaccttgtaacgaggataagctacctttgttccaaaggtggatggtccttaagtctctttgaaatctttaaaggaaaatgcttaaaatgtttgcaacatgctttcataagtgcataaactgtcttgagcatcacacatatactatgacacaatgcacttcactttctctatgatatagacttgttctcattaacctaattatgtgcacttggcatttaaggccaaaatatgtattcctctcaaggcacatatttagggggagaaatctatattatatagaactatgatcatgcttaattgacatatctcttgatcatatctctttcattttggtacaaatgcatatatcctattattcccgtaccatgactacgactaatatgtttccaagtatattactatgctaagtcgtagattgaaagggaaatggagtcttcggcgaagacaaggcttccactcaactctattggtattatctacccttcgccatcactccatactatatctccacattggtataatctttcactcatatattatttaccaaagggggagacaacttatagaatgggctctgatgactccgtttttggcgattcatgccaaagggggagagagtattagcccaaagcaaaaggaccgcaccatcaccctaattttaaaatgagttcaattgaaaatttcaaattggtatcttattgtgttcaaaagggggagaaagtagtatttcaaaaatcaatatattaaaaccctcttgaactctaagaggaggatttaatctagggggagttttgtttagtcaaaggaaaagcacttGAAACAGGGGAGATATTTCCAaatcttatgattcatttacctttgactatttacaaaagactttcaaaaagaatttccaaaacatttgcaaaaacaaaacttgaggtgcaagcatggtccaaaatgttaaaaacaaagaaaagcatccatgcatatgaaatgaatattggtttaattccaagcaatctttgcacctatcctatgcaaactagttcaattattctcttatatatttgctttggtttgtgttggcatcaatcaccaaaaagggggagattgaaagggaaataggctttaaaccttttcctaaatgattttggtggttgaatgtccaacacaaacaattggactaattagtttgctctagattacatgttctacaggtgccaaagattcaactcaaaaccaataaaaagaacaagacaaggttcaaaagaaaagagcaaagagaaccgaagtgctccctggtatggcgcaccggactgtccggtgtgccaccggacagtgtccggtgcaccaccggaccgtgtccggtgcaccagggaggattgccttcaaactcttcaccttcgggtttctcaggcgcagcccactataattcaccggagtgtccggtgctccagagtgaagcggctctgaactggccagcttcgggaaagtgggaggtcgctccgctaaaattcaccggactgtccggtgtgccagcggagcaacggtcatctgcgcgcaacggtcgactctgcaaagtgtacagttgaattcagagtgtcagagcagaagtcagaggggcaccggactgtccggtgctgcaccggactgtccggtgccacatgagcacaaagcctccaacggtcgaccggctccaatctcaacggataggatgacgtggctggcgcaccggacatgtccggtgtgcaccggactgtccggtgcgcccatcgccagcagcttctccaacggctacaaaattggatggtggctataaataccaccccaaccggccacttcaagaggtgggagtccaagcaacattccaagtcatctagttgacatactcaagccctcccaaccacctatattcattgatacatcctatacacaagatctagcccactacaaccaacacaagtgccacaaaagagagagcgagcaattgagagctactcaattgagtttagccctagtgccttgtgagatacattgagagatagtgtgtgcttcatccttgtgttcaattgtgcgtggagttttgactcccattcaaacttcctccaaagtgttggaggcttgtaaaagctagcaagagacaccaaagagtgtggtggtccttgcgggatcgagagtgatccttgaagaagaagaagagctcaccgatccttgtgtgatcggtggagagagggaaagggttgaaaaagacccgtccttaagtggactcctcaacggggactaggccttcgagggccgaacctcggtaaaacaaatcacccgtgttcattgtgtttcttgcttgtgatttgtttgctttcccttctctaagttttcttgctccATTCTCCGCTAACAtcttttggtgttgcttcaagtttaaTTCTCATTTGGTGGAGCAACCcttcgcaagaaaagaactttacttattgctcttctcatctaagccttcttgctttactgtccatatatctagtagttgtattgtttatcaattccgcattatttcataGCAACTTTGGtttcaagcaaaggacttagttcttatactccgataatcatatttcttgttctaaccactaatcaaaggatctagttggggataaagttttaatttccaggtttcgcctatccacccccccccctctaggcgactttcactttgttgagatctgtgaaatcaatacacattctccatttgccattagccttcttcaccataacagtgttggctaaccattctggatatgttacttctctgataacaccagcactgagaagtctctttacttcattctgagcaccttTAGCTTTATCCTCAAACATCTTTCGAAgcctttgcttccttggcctgaaagatggatccacattaagtgaatgttcaatgacatctctgttgacaccacaaagatcattggctgtccaagcgaagacatatttgttgttgaacaaaaatcttagcagagtcttttcttgctcatcagatagctgagatcccagcagtaccttttgatctgctatatcttcacataagagcataggcttcgactGATCTGCCAAAGCAGCcttctcttttgtgcttatattgtttacaagcttcggctccatctatgttatggatcgcctttgaatctgtccaactcccttcagcccttctggcaacttcttgacttccatggacagcaatgggcccttgctccgaaggtatcttcatgcataagtgttgggggtctgcttcgtcatcgaaggtcctgtaagaagaaacaccttcggaagatcaacacagaagcaacaccgaagctaccatccagggagcttcggtatagtgacacgccttgagacgaagggttgcaccaacttaaagatgaaaagaccgatcggcccatgataatttgtgtcatgattgtaaccagttataaaggacatgaatgtaattccaCATAGACTgcgccatgtgcctataaatagaagaatagtacccccatactgttcacactgacttgtattcactcgtgcatcacgcttgtacctttgccttctgtcaagccgaagcatttgagaacaagtccccaacattggctcccacctctggtgaactcacttccacttttgagctgatggcttcgttcaacaaccaagccgaagtaccttcggctacgaagctggtactTCCGATAAAAGGTggctcaggttcagagccggctaacaagaagtagaagaaggaagcacagagaagggtacaacatgttggggtgcagggacccttatcaagtcaaaatggtctcacatccgaatgaccttctctcaggaggatcttcagctcaaagattaccctcacaatgatgctatggtcatatcttgtgtcatcaagggatttctggtccataatgttctggttgatacaggcacgcAGTGGATATCATATtttctaaggccttcagacagatgcaagagccagagataagattcatgatgctacacatcctctttgtggtttcggaggaaggcaaatagcagcactcggcaaaatcacaatgccagtgaccttcagctttattcataacacaaggactgaacaggttgtctttaacattgttgacatggagtacccctataatgcaatcattggttgagggacacttaatgctttcaaagcaatacttcatccagcatacttatgcatgaagataccttcggaacaagggcccattgctgttcatgggagtcaagaagctgccagaaaggccgaaggaaactggacagattcaaaggcaactcataatatagatggagccgaagcctgtgagcagtatagatacaaaagaaagaaggctgcttcggtcgatcagccgaagcctatgctcctatgtgaagacatagcagaccaAAGGGTATTgttggggtctcagctatctgaagagcaggagaagactttgctaagattcctattccacaacaaagatgtctttgattGGTTAGCCAATGatatctgtggtgtcaacagagatgtcattgaacattcactcaatgtggatccatccttcaggccaagaaaacaaaggcttcggaaaatgtctgacgacaaagctgaaggtgctcggaacaaagtgaagaggcttcttagtgctggtgttatcagagaggtgaaatacccagagtggctagccaacactgttatggtaaagaaggccaacggtaaatggagaatgtgcattgattttacatatcttaacaaggcttgtccaaaggatgagttcccattgctgagaatagactctctagtagatgtagcagcttcttcagagctcatgagtctgctggactgttactcaggctaccatcaaatctggatgaagaaggaagatgagccgaagactagcttcataacccctaatggcatatattgctatcttcggatgcatgAGGGGCTTAAaactgctggaggaagcttcagcagaacgacagccagagtccttcattctcaaataggcagtaatgtgctgacctatgttgatgatatcatagttaaaagcacgaagcaagaaaatcacattgctgatttgcaagagacatttgccaatttcaggcaagctggtctgaagttaAATCtataaaagtgtgtttttggggtaaagaagggcaagttccttggttgtctagtatcaacgaaagaaattgaagccaacccaagcaagattggagctatccttcggatggaaccgccaagtacaaagaaaggggctcaacagcTGGCAGGTatattagcatcattaaacataTTCATATCCaggtcagcagaaagaaatctgccattctttgaaatactgaagtcagccgaagtctttcaatggggcccgacTTAGGAAAACGATtttgaagagttgaagcaatacttgattgatttaacaacattaactccaccttcgccaggggctccattgctcttatatgtggcagcttcgcattctgcagtgagtgcagcacttgtacaggagaagctagatggccaagtcaaaaagcaagctctagtgtacttcgtctccgaagttttaagtctatcaaagaaaaattatacaaaattagagaaggtgttgtatgctgtgttaatggcctccagaaagcttcggcattattttcaagcatatcgcataattgttcctttgtcatagcctctgaaggacattatgaggaatagagaagctactggaaggattggaaaatgggctgcaggacttaatgaattcaccattgactatgtgcatagatcctcaattcagtccaggCGTTGGCAGACTACATCGctaattggacgccaggggctctggaagaagaaataaacaaagacgtcgaagcttggacggtgttctgcgatggttcctagggaaccttcggtgcaggagcggctgttgtcctagtggcaccttcgaaagttagaacatgttatgcagccaagcttgactttagttgcacaaataatattgctaagtatgaagcacttctgttggggcttcggaagttaagagcaatgggaataagaagggccatcctgaaaacagattctcaagtcatttctggccatgtagacaaaagtagcaaggcaagagacccgaagcttgaaaaatatctggatacagttcgaagattggaggcttctttcgaaggtttttctgtcaagaatattccaagaggtgaaaatgggcatgcagatctgctagccaaatcagcggctcaggggctccctctaccttcggaactattttttgaaacaataaaggcaccttcggttgaactcatggagagagcagcgcttgttatttctccagtacatagtgaagattggaggactgaaattatatctttcctccaaggtaattgtctttcggatgatgaagcttataataagagaatggaagcaaggacaagaccgtatgtcataatagaaggggaattatataaacatggagtctgttctccacttctcaagtgtttatcaagagctgaaggtattgaattaatgaaggagatacatgcaggtctgtgtggatctcatattgggtctagacccttgctgggaaaagtgtttagacaaggattttactggccgaaggcagcttcggatgcagcagagctagttcaaaaatgtgaaaattgtcaaaaatgtgcaagagaccaaaaacaaccttcatctctcactcagctaatacaccccacctggccgttgcaaagatggggcctggatttgttagatccacttccaccagcgcaaggcaatttgagatatgttgtggtggctgtagaatatttttctaagtggattgaagcaaagcctttggctacaataacttcggttacagtccagaaattgttctggcaaaatattgtttgtcgcttcggcgtgccgaaggcaataactgcggacaatggaacacagtttgatgccaaaactttcaaggaattctgtgatccgattggcacgaagattcattttgcatcagttaggcatccggagtcaaacggactggttgaaagagcaaatggcattataatgacgggaataatgaagctaatcttcaatcagcccagaggaaagtggccagatgagttgattaaagtggtgtggagccacaatacaaccatatcaagatcaacaggatttacgccgttcaaattattatttggtgacgaagctataaccccagaagaagctaaagcggggtcaataagaacatcaGCTTCGGAAGAGGACAAAGatgattatcacatagcaaaagatactatagaagggaccagacttcaggctgtggagaatatcaataaatatcaagctaaaacaataaaatggcgtcacagaaaagttcggctgaaaaatattaagccagggcatttggtgcttcggagagtggccaatccgaacacagtaggcaaactacagctaaagtgggaagggccttttctggtggtatcttcgtcaaggcccggttcttacagattgaaggatatggacgacaacgacattcctagatcttggaatgcggatgagcttcgacgatattacgtGTAATGTGGCAGaatctcccaagttattgggcccacatgcacctgtccttgtctcaaagacctcagacggctatgcatgtgcaccagataacttaacaggatccgtctgagtgtcccaaggaccccggataaaccacgaacaaccaggatcacaagattaagtaacacaaatcacacatcaacatttttgcagcggaaatcttattaccaaattttacaagttacaacaagtttccattatatttatcggagtgattacaaaagtggttcaaaggagtaaactttgaaatgttataaattatttgtaagtttgaaatatatgctagctcaagtgaccatcctcaataagaagtatagaagagttacttagacttataagaaggccgagcccaccggcacttaatacCATCATcaacagcacaaaactataacctgaaaaacaacagggaataaaaccctgagtatggaattactcagcaagacttacccgactaaagaaaagactctcaagggtatgctggctagagggagtcaaggtatggcttatcaagaagtaaagactctgttttgcagaaaagcttactatgagtggatccttaaaaaaccattttacttgtcaggttaagtaaagttacctacatctacagttctttctatcctagttcaagcacttggcctacactagccgcctttttatcatccctttaagttcactggaatgctacgtgtaagtcagtgaccaagtcttcatgtccgagaagtaacggcgatccgaattgattaatactcagctgaggatctccaatcaaacgacatatgtaacacttaacccttgcatatgtcaactcgccaccgaggttcttaagaccagatcaggttcacgccaaccgagagcacagatacgccaccgtccagcctcttgccacggagggtacacgctactctcgccatctctccactcccattgcgtgttatcttattctggtattagtctgcccgaggcaaagcttacccatgatgaggcatgtgaccagttaaagggtcctcggttagcagggctacatcgagacggtccttaatcgactcagacggagacactacaccaagacacctttctcgtgcaagtcaaccgcccagtctcagctttattattttcaacccaaattttggtacctgacagaggtacatcttttccgctgttgaacccatcatggccatgatggatccaccatcaagttttatttttgaaaacttcCCACCCAATCTgtagcatcacttttgttttaaaaacaaaacattttgtttttctaaagcaaggctaagcatcataaaattcttttcaaaacgggtatcaaggaagggtaatcaattttcaaggaaggaaatgcatcaacggtttagcacacaactcctatcacctaatgcatcaaacaaggtgataaagattttaaaacataaggaggtggcaaatgcaccggggcttgcctgaataacactaggttagtgtttgttaggcgacgtccacttgacgatcatcctttGTTTTGATACTTGTTTCGTCTGTCCATCTTCAGGTCcgtccatcagcatcatcctATGGATTAGCCCACGCTtgggtcgacttggctcgtcttccgcaccacgcgattatttatcgtacctcatgagatgcatgatgcacatgtatgagcacgAGTATAACGAGTATAAGATAGATAATCTACACTAAAAAGGATGAAACACTTAAAACCAAGCATTAAGCATCATGGATATCACAGCAGGGCATCGACTCCATACAATTAGACGAAACCCGCCATATGTTATACTTTGACTAGACACTAGAAACACAAACACAAGACCTACTTTCTGTAACGTTACTTCGACCACTCCCTAGATACGAAGCACCGATTTAATTCTTCTCGCTACTAATTCTCCTCACTCTACAACAAAGAACCAATTTAAACCTAATCGACATACGCATCCACCACAACATTCCCTTGTATGATTTATATTTCAATCTTAAGCTTCACGCGACACAACTACTTCACCATCGCGAACACAATCAtaccatatatatatatctacCAATATTCTTTTTACTGAAAGTAGTAATTCAAATTCTTGTTCCTATATCAAACACATTTTTTATCGTAAATACATACATatctttataagtgattaaaatatttcATCATCACGCATGCCTGCTAAAATTCTACTTGGTCCACCAATGCGGCTAATTGACTAGAATAGCGAAATAACTCGCCATAACTAAATCTGGCTCAATAATCGCGAGAACCACGAAGTCGACGAGAGTTCTGGGACTCATGTAATTTATCGAGCACCAAGTGAGCATCACAATAGCACATTAATTTATTTCATCCATCGACTCAATCAATTAAAGAAATAGCGAACTAGAGAATGGTTACCGATTTAATTAAAATTCCAAGCAAACGTTGCTGATTCTCGCTCAGGTCTTTTGTCGAGCACTTGGTAAATATCACGcggctagcttcgtcttcacccaaCGCTTAGGATTTCTGGACGACACACGGAACGACGACGAGATCGAGTCTAGAGCGAGCTAGCGAGGTGGGGTTGAGCAGGTTAGCGCGAGCTCAGGCGACGATGAAGTCACGAGCAAGGGAGGACGGGTTCAACAGCTCGACGACAAACGCGAGAACGTGTGAAGCCCGATGACAACGGAGATCGAGCTCGTGATAGGAAGCGATGACGACGCGGCACGACAAGCTGAAATATGGACGCGTCAACATGAGGCTGGATTCGGAGAGCAGCGACACGGAGAGCAAAGCAAGGTTGCAGCCGGGCGGGATCAGACACAAACAGAGCAAAGCGAGGTTGCAGCCGGGCGGGCTCGGACACAAACACAAGTAGCAGCAGACTGAGAGGAGTAGGGACGGCGTGGGCCAACCACTGGACAATCGTGGCAGCGAGGGACTCGCCATGGCTAAGGAAGATGCTGCGCAGGGAGCATGACATGGGCAGCAGCTAAATCGATGGCGAGGTCGCGAAGGTGGGGATCCAGTCGAGCTCACGCGGACAAGGGTGGTGCTCGGGTTGTGCTCGGAGCTCGACGACTAGGGAAGAGCTGGATGAAGCACATCGCCACTGCTGTGCTATGGGCAGGGGCAAGAACGCAGGTGCGACAAGGTAACTGGAAGTCTGGAAGGGGCGAACTCCGTGGCGGTGCTCAGGTCGAGGTGGAGGCGACGACCACCAAAGCTGGGCGAGCTTGGAGCTGAGCACGAGGACAACCGGCGCTGCACTTGAAGAGAAACTACTGCGCTGATGGCGAACAGGAGGCCGGAAGGGGCGCTGAGCTCACGCGCAGGAGGAACAGAACGCGCGCGTGGGGATGCTCCAGAGCTGAAGCAGGGGCATGACTGCGCGCAAGCGAACAGAGGGAGGGGCGACCAGTGCGCAGGAGAGTTGGGCGCCGAGCTCGCGCGCGACGCAGGGAGGAGCTCGAACAGACAGCCATGGGAAGGACGCGCACGGGCAGGAGAGACGAGCTGAGGGAGGAGAAGCCGAGGGGGCTGCGCAGCGGCCAGGCGAGCTGGGGCAAACAGGGAGCGGGGCGCTGGAATCCGAGCCAGGGGCGAGCTCCATGGCCAGGCAGAGATGGAGCGCGTAGGGACTCCAGGTGACGGCGCTCTGAACAGAGGGAAGACGGGCGGAGGGGGCTCGGCGGCTGTCCACGCCATGGTCGAGTAGAGAACGCCGGCACGGAGGAGCGCGCGGCATGGGCGAGCTCCAGGGAGCAGGCACGCTGAGGACCGGGACCAGGGTGAGGGAGGAGCTTGGCGCAGTGGAGCAGGGCCGGTCGGCCGAGAGGAGCAGGCGGATGCCAGGGCGCGGGCGATGGAAGCTCGGGGAACAAGAAGACGCGAGGGAGAGAGAAGCAGAGAAGGCAGTCGCGCGCGCGTGAGAGAGCTTCAGAGAAGAACAACAGCGAGAGGACATAAGGTGACGGCTCCTGCGCAGCGAGAAAAATCAGAGGAAGAGAGGGCGGCAGAGATTTTTTTGCGCGAGAGAGGATGAGGACGTCGGCTGAATAAAAAAATCAGAGAGAACAGTGGAAGGATGAGGATAGCTGCTCCAAAAAAATCTGAGCGACTGCACGTAACTGAACAGAGAGGAGATGAGTGCATCGGCTGAATGGCTAAGGGAAAATACCTAGAGCTGAGCGCTTGCAGCAAGGGGGAAAATGATTTTCTTCCTTTTATTAGCATAGATAAATATGTATTCTAGGAGTAGGGTTTAAAAGAGACATAAATGAGTTGGATCAAAATAATACCGGATACAAAAATTTAGATATAATCTGATTTGGTGATTACTCTCGAAATCCCATGAATTTTTACCAGTTAGTTATATCCGAAGATTTGGATCCGGACGAGAAACGACCGACCGAAATAAACTGGTTTCGGTGTCGATAATTTGCTCTGCGATTTGACTGAAATTAGCCGGAACCATATCTACGAATGTATACGTGATTTCATCGCCAAAACAGCGTGCTGAAGGATAAATTGGATCATAACCTCGCACACGATTTTTCTCGGACATTGCGCGATTCAGATTATTTTGccccgaacattttagtcgtcgagttcagaTTAATTTGCCTGGGATAAAAATCA
This genomic window contains:
- the LOC100381865 gene encoding uncharacterized protein LOC100381865, producing MAWTAAEPPPPVFPLFRAPSPGVPTRSISAWPWSSPLARIPAPRSLFAPARLAAAQPPRLLLPQLVSPARARPSHGCLFELLPASRASSAPNSPAHWSPLPLFACAQSCPCFSSGASPRARSVPPARELSAPSGLLFAISAVVSLQVQRRLSSCSAPSSPSFGGRRLHLDLSTATEFAPSRLPVTLSHLRSCPCP